The following coding sequences are from one Salinicoccus sp. Bachu38 window:
- a CDS encoding Abi family protein, with protein sequence MVNEIKGMNFYSFLNNDALERRWGIEELLNQLYSIEDRFYSKKPFITKAHQIKLLKKRNLKFEQEDVAEVVLHNIPYYKLVNGFKNNILKDSKEDYSGYSFEDLIDLYNFDRELSTVIFKYILIFEESFISSLSHYICIHLSYKDQVYLDRSKYNRGKLLPSGATEKDIVFQNIERLKKERIKPIEHYKNYYDNVPPWILFQSMDFGNKKYLYKICSEKIKDDIVSHYLGGYKQHQKDIFMYSLNMMNNYRNGAAHGDIISNTFYIKQPKISKESYVRGLASKRYVFKNYNEDIGKVGLFSLMLCMNRVFRKRTTVKDDFRNDISKTINDFETNNPKLYGEFCKSMTFPRDYLTYFDDLNNNVN encoded by the coding sequence ATGGTTAATGAAATTAAAGGAATGAATTTTTATAGTTTTTTAAATAATGACGCACTTGAGAGAAGATGGGGTATTGAGGAGTTATTAAATCAACTATATAGTATAGAAGATAGGTTTTATTCGAAGAAACCTTTTATAACTAAAGCTCACCAGATAAAGTTATTAAAAAAGCGTAATCTTAAATTTGAGCAAGAAGATGTAGCTGAAGTAGTATTACATAATATTCCTTACTATAAATTGGTCAATGGATTCAAGAATAACATCTTGAAGGATTCTAAAGAAGATTATAGCGGGTACAGCTTCGAAGATTTAATTGATTTATACAATTTTGATAGAGAACTGAGTACAGTCATTTTTAAGTATATATTGATATTTGAAGAGTCCTTTATATCGAGTTTGTCACATTATATATGCATCCATTTAAGTTATAAAGATCAAGTTTATTTAGATAGAAGTAAATATAATAGAGGCAAGTTATTACCAAGCGGTGCAACAGAAAAAGACATTGTATTTCAAAATATTGAACGGTTGAAAAAAGAGAGAATAAAGCCAATAGAGCACTATAAAAATTATTACGATAATGTACCACCATGGATACTATTTCAAAGTATGGATTTTGGCAATAAGAAATATTTGTATAAAATCTGTAGTGAGAAAATCAAAGACGATATTGTAAGTCACTACTTAGGTGGTTATAAACAGCATCAAAAAGATATATTTATGTATAGTTTAAACATGATGAACAATTACAGAAATGGCGCAGCTCATGGGGATATAATTTCTAACACATTTTACATAAAGCAACCCAAAATTTCAAAAGAATCTTATGTAAGAGGATTAGCTTCTAAGAGATATGTATTTAAAAATTACAATGAAGATATTGGTAAAGTTGGGCTTTTCTCTCTCATGCTATGCATGAATAGGGTATTTAGGAAAAGGACTACAGTCAAAGATGACTTTAGAAATGATATAAGTAAGACTATTAATGATTTTGAGACCAATAATCCAAAGTTATATGGAGAGTTTTGTAAATCTATGACATTTCCCCGAGACTACTTAACGTATTTCGATGATTTAAATAACAATGTAAATTGA
- a CDS encoding DUF771 domain-containing protein: protein MNIQVTIPEDHVIITREEYEALQSVELTGKFIKMKELVAHTSHSAPWIKQNVLYKPNYQKDLEEIVYYPKNQGDTFIFKAKEMYEFLDKNFLNILREERE, encoded by the coding sequence TTGAATATTCAAGTGACGATCCCGGAAGACCATGTCATCATTACTCGCGAAGAATACGAGGCGCTTCAGAGTGTGGAGTTGACAGGCAAGTTCATCAAGATGAAAGAGCTGGTCGCTCACACAAGCCATAGCGCTCCATGGATTAAACAGAATGTGCTTTATAAACCAAATTATCAGAAGGATTTAGAGGAGATTGTCTACTACCCAAAAAATCAGGGTGACACATTTATCTTCAAGGCCAAAGAGATGTACGAGTTTCTTGATAAAAACTTCTTAAATATTTTGAGAGAAGAAAGGGAGTGA
- a CDS encoding replicative DNA helicase, giving the protein MINESTRMTDVDYSEKAVLSVAIKYPEKRRDIRLKPEHFADKRHAAILEAIVSNPHFTENDLLSMALKDSKKYGGFDFANDIANFPLPTRLTFKTDQMEVYRLYKHREISKLVDEYKAAPTDGAALEISGKIIRMNQFDINGDSSKIDVMSEILDDMNNPKSNRVIPTGFKKLDYLITGFEDGQLNVVAARPSIGKTAFAIELGKNLATEENQVVFCSMETRERNITERILANIAKVPLVKFKNPSRDMNQEEMDRVLAAMDVYNKMNLRVVEKPKMTPDEIRGIANSLSEAEHGIIIIDYLQLMQSDSKHNSKYEEVSHISRELKIIVQEFENITIVAIAQLNRSVEQRQDKRPMMSDLRDSGGIEQDSNMIMMLYRDDYYYKPEEQDTEPGAPSTMDVIVAKSKDGATGTAQLKFYKTIQRLY; this is encoded by the coding sequence GTGATTAATGAAAGCACCAGGATGACCGATGTCGATTATTCAGAGAAGGCCGTCCTTTCCGTTGCGATCAAATATCCGGAGAAGAGACGGGACATCCGATTGAAGCCTGAACACTTCGCAGACAAGCGGCATGCAGCCATCCTGGAAGCGATAGTGAGCAATCCGCACTTTACCGAAAACGATTTATTGAGCATGGCGCTGAAAGACAGTAAGAAGTATGGCGGTTTTGACTTTGCAAATGATATCGCCAACTTCCCATTGCCTACAAGGTTGACATTCAAGACCGACCAGATGGAAGTATACCGCTTATACAAGCATCGGGAGATCTCAAAGCTGGTGGATGAATACAAGGCTGCCCCGACAGATGGAGCGGCACTGGAAATCAGCGGTAAGATTATCAGGATGAACCAGTTCGACATTAACGGAGACAGCTCCAAAATTGATGTCATGTCCGAGATCCTGGACGACATGAATAATCCCAAATCGAACCGGGTGATTCCGACAGGCTTCAAGAAACTCGATTACCTTATTACCGGATTCGAGGACGGCCAACTGAATGTTGTAGCTGCTAGACCATCGATTGGGAAGACCGCCTTTGCAATTGAATTAGGAAAGAACTTGGCGACTGAAGAGAATCAGGTTGTGTTTTGCTCAATGGAAACTAGAGAACGAAACATAACGGAGCGCATCCTAGCGAACATTGCCAAGGTGCCGCTGGTCAAGTTCAAGAATCCTTCGAGGGATATGAACCAGGAGGAAATGGATCGTGTGCTTGCTGCAATGGATGTCTACAACAAAATGAATCTGAGGGTGGTGGAGAAGCCGAAGATGACACCGGATGAAATCCGGGGCATAGCAAATTCATTGAGTGAAGCCGAGCATGGCATCATCATTATCGATTATCTCCAGCTCATGCAGTCAGACAGCAAGCATAACAGCAAGTATGAAGAAGTCAGTCATATCTCCCGTGAGCTGAAGATCATCGTCCAAGAATTCGAGAATATCACCATTGTGGCGATTGCGCAGCTGAATAGGAGTGTGGAGCAGCGACAGGACAAACGCCCGATGATGAGCGACTTGAGGGATTCAGGGGGCATAGAACAGGATTCCAACATGATTATGATGCTTTACCGGGATGATTACTACTACAAGCCCGAAGAGCAGGATACAGAGCCGGGTGCCCCAAGTACCATGGATGTCATTGTTGCGAAGAGTAAAGACGGGGCGACAGGCACCGCACAACTTAAATTCTATAAGACCATTCAGAGATTGTATTAA
- a CDS encoding DNA replication protein DnaD, which yields MSSWFSIHRSIKNHWLFQEERKFSKFEAWFFILMETNFADGKVPIGNQIVSVKRGEFFTSKLKLSEKFGWSRKKLDAFLRALERDNMIHIKSTTKYTLITVVNYDFYQGNEGRNAQQKRQQERQQSEQQPHNNRTSNAQQLHTTNKKKEFNNVNNLYSAAGEESNSSYEHVDKGHEPKEKTNTVDLLNKYGMPDNKLGNKDRMELFELHEKVKDKYFIRAIEKAKTKNAPTANYVLGILRRETEGGKLTYEDLEKQPVKTYGHRSRNNDPIKRLRELTEEDVFGGE from the coding sequence ATGAGTAGTTGGTTTTCAATTCATCGAAGCATTAAAAATCATTGGTTGTTCCAGGAAGAAAGAAAGTTTTCCAAGTTTGAAGCATGGTTCTTCATTTTGATGGAAACGAACTTTGCTGATGGTAAAGTGCCAATCGGAAACCAGATTGTAAGTGTGAAGAGAGGAGAGTTTTTCACTTCTAAACTTAAATTGTCTGAAAAATTTGGATGGTCTAGAAAAAAATTAGATGCATTTTTAAGAGCGCTCGAAAGAGACAACATGATACACATCAAAAGCACAACGAAATATACCCTTATAACCGTTGTCAATTATGACTTTTATCAAGGTAACGAAGGACGAAATGCACAACAAAAGAGACAACAAGAGAGACAACAAAGTGAACAACAACCGCACAACAACCGCACATCAAATGCACAACAACTGCACACAACGAATAAGAAAAAAGAATTTAATAATGTTAATAACTTATATAGCGCAGCTGGTGAAGAATCAAATTCAAGTTATGAACACGTGGATAAAGGTCATGAACCGAAAGAGAAAACCAATACAGTCGATCTACTGAATAAGTACGGTATGCCTGATAATAAGTTAGGCAATAAAGACCGCATGGAACTCTTCGAGCTTCATGAGAAGGTGAAGGATAAGTATTTCATTCGAGCCATAGAGAAGGCAAAGACTAAGAACGCTCCAACTGCCAATTATGTCCTTGGGATATTAAGGCGTGAAACAGAGGGTGGGAAGCTCACTTATGAAGACCTGGAGAAGCAGCCTGTTAAAACGTATGGGCATCGTAGCAGGAATAATGACCCAATCAAACGATTGAGAGAGCTAACTGAAGAAGATGTGTTTGGAGGGGAGTAG
- a CDS encoding helix-turn-helix domain-containing protein, which yields MKTVEMGGVFDEGYGIIPKKVMKDTELSIEAKAIYSLLSTYVAGESDDSSVATICCSLNISERRYYRHRKQLIDKGYMTVKKEGRL from the coding sequence ATGAAAACAGTAGAGATGGGAGGTGTCTTTGACGAAGGTTATGGCATCATCCCTAAAAAAGTAATGAAAGATACCGAATTAAGCATTGAAGCGAAGGCGATATATTCATTACTTAGTACCTATGTCGCAGGAGAATCAGATGATTCTAGTGTCGCTACGATCTGCTGCTCCTTGAACATATCCGAGCGTAGATATTACAGGCACCGTAAGCAGCTAATAGATAAGGGATATATGACCGTGAAAAAGGAGGGGAGGTTATGA
- a CDS encoding helix-turn-helix transcriptional regulator codes for MGEVHQIYEEPNLNNTVTKPEQVTTKPIYVSKKVAAEMFSVSKSTIYKWLAEAEDSGEWPILSVRPSATITLIHLDTLEKFIVSKNKSFL; via the coding sequence ATGGGAGAAGTGCATCAGATCTATGAGGAGCCGAACTTGAACAATACAGTTACAAAGCCGGAACAAGTCACAACTAAGCCAATATATGTGAGCAAGAAAGTCGCTGCTGAAATGTTCTCGGTCAGTAAATCGACCATCTATAAGTGGCTGGCCGAAGCTGAGGATAGTGGGGAATGGCCGATCTTATCAGTTAGACCCTCAGCTACAATCACTCTGATCCACCTGGATACATTAGAAAAATTCATTGTTTCAAAAAACAAAAGTTTTCTTTAA
- a CDS encoding helix-turn-helix transcriptional regulator, producing MKNNVSKYRKFIGLTQTELAEHFDITLQSYSRKERGVIPFNDREKVEIKNLLLEHFPDITIDEIFFADEVSKVEMGVKENVRNQNISN from the coding sequence TTGAAAAACAATGTCTCTAAGTACCGAAAGTTTATAGGTCTGACACAAACCGAATTAGCTGAACATTTCGATATAACTCTACAATCATATTCTAGGAAAGAGAGAGGAGTTATACCTTTTAATGACAGAGAAAAGGTAGAAATAAAGAATCTTTTACTCGAACATTTTCCGGATATCACAATTGACGAAATTTTTTTTGCGGATGAAGTGTCAAAAGTTGAAATGGGAGTTAAGGAGAACGTTAGAAATCAAAACATTAGCAATTAA
- a CDS encoding helix-turn-helix domain-containing protein, with product MDIDKKVLGQRIKNIRVNRQETMEQFAKKLNSGKSNVSKWESGKNVPNDITLKKIAELGGVSTHHLTRPETHERVKQLVEKLEEDTNVDKRYKELYDINFKYNLIKEVTDIIEGQSTDSKNEHYKGMNFDADNVVLEIIRNKIYDSDKTQKYKPFNKRNTIWFVTEQINAMKYDIARILKDNNVSEELINNIVDELSQTQSNIEEL from the coding sequence TTGGATATTGATAAGAAAGTATTGGGACAACGGATCAAAAATATTAGGGTTAACAGGCAAGAAACAATGGAGCAATTTGCAAAAAAATTGAATTCGGGGAAAAGTAATGTCTCTAAATGGGAAAGTGGAAAAAATGTTCCTAACGATATCACATTAAAGAAGATTGCCGAACTTGGGGGAGTGTCTACACATCACCTTACTAGACCAGAAACACATGAAAGAGTTAAGCAGTTAGTAGAAAAATTAGAGGAGGACACGAATGTCGATAAAAGATATAAAGAATTATATGATATTAATTTCAAGTATAATTTAATTAAAGAAGTTACTGATATTATCGAAGGGCAATCTACTGATTCAAAAAATGAGCATTATAAAGGTATGAATTTCGATGCAGATAATGTTGTTTTAGAAATTATAAGAAATAAAATTTATGATTCTGATAAAACTCAAAAATACAAGCCTTTTAATAAAAGAAATACTATATGGTTTGTAACAGAACAAATCAACGCTATGAAGTACGATATCGCTAGAATACTTAAAGATAACAATGTTTCCGAAGAGCTAATTAATAATATAGTAGATGAGCTATCACAAACTCAATCGAATATAGAAGAACTCTAA
- a CDS encoding tyrosine-type recombinase/integrase, translating to MWSEPFQDKEGNTKYRFYERYVDPMSGKRKRTSVVMNKDTRPSQKEAQRLLNERIEKKVKTSTSHAPGLDDLTFHQMAHEWFERYQLTSGSKRGTMKEKRSKLNGIYRAFDADILFKNLNTRIIQDFIDDLHHREMSRGSITGYLSVIKFIIKFGEKNYHIKSNVAVHDIEVPVKVKTIEEIKSKRNNYLEMDEVKKILEYIDYKIKNNKRPDIKRNLQMMRYIIEFQVLNGMRISELLAIQNHNVNLDNKKLEIDGSIIWEKSDEGFGIKDTTKTEKSYRVIDLTDRSCEILRKAMLDNKKEAMWSDRFQDKQYVFTSVAGTPLFKEKVNVLLKEAAEWCGIDKKITSHTLRHTHISLLAQLGGSLKAIMERVGHTDHKTTLRIYTHVTQQMNKDLMNKLEKVSI from the coding sequence ATGTGGTCTGAACCATTCCAGGACAAAGAGGGCAATACTAAGTACCGCTTTTATGAGCGTTATGTAGATCCCATGAGCGGCAAGCGAAAGCGTACCAGCGTTGTAATGAATAAGGATACCCGTCCATCCCAAAAGGAAGCCCAGCGGCTCCTTAATGAGCGCATAGAGAAGAAGGTCAAGACATCCACTTCTCATGCCCCTGGTCTGGATGACCTCACCTTTCATCAGATGGCGCATGAATGGTTTGAGCGGTACCAGCTGACATCCGGCAGCAAGCGGGGGACGATGAAGGAGAAGCGTTCCAAGCTGAATGGCATCTATCGGGCATTTGATGCAGACATCCTCTTCAAGAATCTGAACACCCGGATTATCCAGGACTTCATAGACGATCTCCATCATAGGGAAATGAGCCGGGGGTCAATCACGGGATACCTTTCCGTCATCAAGTTCATCATCAAGTTTGGGGAAAAGAACTATCACATTAAATCCAATGTGGCTGTTCATGATATAGAGGTGCCGGTGAAGGTAAAGACCATCGAGGAGATAAAGAGTAAGCGCAATAATTATCTTGAAATGGATGAAGTAAAGAAAATACTGGAGTATATCGACTATAAGATTAAAAACAATAAGCGGCCGGACATCAAAAGGAATCTTCAGATGATGAGATATATCATAGAGTTCCAGGTGCTGAATGGCATGCGCATCAGTGAACTCTTGGCCATACAGAATCATAATGTGAATCTCGACAATAAAAAGCTGGAGATAGACGGCTCCATCATCTGGGAAAAGAGTGATGAAGGGTTCGGCATCAAAGACACCACTAAAACAGAAAAATCCTATCGTGTCATTGACCTGACAGATAGGAGTTGTGAGATATTGAGAAAAGCCATGCTCGACAATAAGAAAGAAGCCATGTGGAGTGATCGGTTCCAGGATAAGCAATATGTATTTACCAGTGTGGCAGGTACACCCCTCTTCAAAGAAAAGGTGAATGTCCTGCTCAAAGAAGCTGCTGAATGGTGCGGCATTGATAAAAAAATTACCTCCCACACTCTGCGGCATACTCATATCTCCCTGCTGGCGCAACTGGGCGGCTCCCTGAAGGCGATAATGGAGCGGGTAGGTCATACAGACCACAAGACAACGCTGCGCATCTATACGCATGTAACACAACAGATGAATAAGGACTTGATGAATAAACTGGAGAAGGTGAGTATTTAA
- the rpsR gene encoding 30S ribosomal protein S18 — translation MAGPRRGGRRRKKVCYFTANGITHIDYKEVDLLKKFISERGKILPRRVTGTSAKYQRQLTKAIKRSRHMALLPYVKEEQ, via the coding sequence ATGGCAGGTCCAAGAAGAGGCGGTCGTCGCCGTAAAAAGGTTTGCTACTTCACAGCCAATGGCATTACGCACATTGACTACAAAGAAGTAGATCTCCTTAAAAAGTTCATTTCAGAACGTGGTAAAATTCTTCCAAGACGTGTAACAGGTACTTCTGCGAAGTATCAACGCCAGCTTACAAAAGCGATCAAGCGTTCACGTCATATGGCATTGCTTCCATATGTGAAGGAAGAACAATAA
- the modB gene encoding molybdate ABC transporter permease subunit yields MDSLFSDITFEEFLDPIRLSIRVSVLAFIIVLILGTLLGKWMVDRKFPGQSIIETLIMLPLVLPPTVIGFLLIVLFGNNSLIGGWITFIFNQPIIFTWYAAVLASAVVAFPLMYQSAKAGFQNIDRDIEEAAKVDGAGRLQTFFSISIPLASKALMAGGILSFARALGEFGATLMFAGNIPGRTQTVPTAIYIALDSGKMILAWMWVITIVIISFIMLFIVRTKSSNA; encoded by the coding sequence ATGGATTCACTATTCAGTGACATTACATTCGAAGAATTCCTGGATCCGATCCGGCTGTCGATCCGGGTTTCCGTTCTGGCCTTCATCATTGTGCTCATTCTGGGCACACTCCTGGGCAAGTGGATGGTGGACAGAAAATTTCCCGGGCAATCAATCATCGAGACTCTCATCATGCTGCCGCTTGTACTGCCACCGACAGTCATTGGTTTTCTGCTGATTGTCCTCTTCGGCAATAACAGTCTGATCGGTGGTTGGATCACCTTTATTTTCAACCAGCCCATCATCTTCACCTGGTATGCCGCAGTGCTCGCAAGCGCTGTCGTCGCCTTTCCCCTGATGTATCAGTCAGCCAAGGCGGGTTTCCAGAATATCGACAGGGATATTGAAGAGGCGGCCAAAGTGGATGGGGCGGGCAGGCTCCAGACATTTTTCAGCATTTCCATCCCTCTTGCCTCAAAAGCCCTGATGGCCGGAGGCATATTGAGCTTCGCACGGGCGCTCGGGGAATTCGGTGCAACCCTGATGTTTGCCGGGAACATACCGGGTCGGACACAGACTGTGCCGACAGCGATATACATCGCTCTGGATTCCGGGAAGATGATCCTTGCCTGGATGTGGGTCATCACCATCGTCATCATATCATTCATCATGCTTTTCATCGTAAGGACGAAAAGCAGCAATGCTTAA
- the modA gene encoding molybdate ABC transporter substrate-binding protein has protein sequence MKKGALAWICMMGMLLIMIGCGNDATGNSGKAITISAAASLSDAMEEVGALYEESHLDVELSFNFGGSGSLQQQISQGAPADLFISAAEDKFQVLLDEGSIDSSANTELLGNSLVLIVPEGGEVFGPDDLNHAGKISIGTPSAVPAGMYAREALESLDIFSDIEEDIVYAKDVRQVLSYVETGNVKAGLVYRTDALLSDKVEIVHEFSASLHTPITYPVGVTEDSPNHETAVEFYEFLQSETALKVFEAYGFTIQ, from the coding sequence ATGAAAAAGGGCGCTTTGGCATGGATATGCATGATGGGCATGCTTTTGATAATGATCGGTTGTGGCAACGATGCAACGGGAAACAGTGGAAAGGCAATTACGATCTCGGCGGCAGCAAGTCTGAGCGATGCGATGGAGGAAGTCGGAGCACTCTATGAAGAATCACATCTGGATGTCGAACTGTCCTTCAACTTTGGGGGCTCCGGTTCCCTGCAGCAGCAGATTTCCCAGGGCGCCCCGGCCGACCTGTTCATTTCGGCCGCAGAGGACAAGTTCCAGGTGCTGCTCGATGAAGGATCAATCGATTCTTCAGCAAACACGGAACTCCTTGGGAACTCCCTTGTGCTCATCGTCCCTGAAGGCGGGGAGGTATTCGGCCCTGATGACCTCAACCATGCAGGGAAGATTTCGATTGGCACGCCGAGTGCCGTACCTGCAGGCATGTACGCCAGGGAAGCGCTGGAATCCTTGGACATCTTCAGCGATATTGAAGAAGATATCGTCTATGCGAAGGACGTGAGACAAGTGTTATCCTATGTGGAGACGGGGAATGTCAAAGCGGGCCTCGTCTATCGTACAGATGCCCTTTTGAGCGATAAGGTGGAGATTGTCCATGAATTTTCGGCATCCCTTCATACGCCCATCACATACCCGGTAGGCGTGACGGAAGATTCCCCAAATCATGAAACCGCCGTGGAATTCTATGAATTCCTTCAATCCGAAACGGCCCTAAAGGTGTTTGAAGCATATGGATTCACTATTCAGTGA
- the ssb gene encoding single-stranded DNA-binding protein, with translation MLNRVVLVGRLTKDPELKVSQSNISVATFTLAVNRPFTSANGERGADFINCVVFRKQAENVNQYLKKGSLAGVDGRLQSRSYENKEGQRVYVTEVVCDSVQFLEPKGQGQGSNQQQNNSADSYQNAYGNQSTGSRPAPQKSRQDSKEENPFANADGPVDISDDDLPF, from the coding sequence ATGCTGAACCGTGTTGTATTGGTAGGGCGTCTTACAAAAGACCCCGAACTGAAAGTCAGTCAAAGTAATATATCTGTAGCGACCTTCACTCTGGCAGTCAACCGTCCGTTCACAAGTGCGAACGGCGAACGTGGGGCTGACTTCATCAACTGTGTCGTTTTCCGCAAACAGGCAGAGAACGTCAATCAGTACTTGAAGAAGGGCAGTCTGGCGGGAGTCGATGGCAGACTGCAGAGTCGTTCCTATGAGAACAAAGAAGGTCAAAGGGTATATGTGACTGAAGTAGTGTGTGATAGTGTGCAGTTCCTGGAACCTAAAGGACAAGGGCAAGGCAGTAATCAACAGCAAAATAACTCAGCAGATAGCTATCAGAATGCGTACGGTAACCAGTCCACTGGTTCAAGACCCGCACCTCAGAAATCCAGACAGGATTCAAAAGAGGAAAACCCATTCGCCAATGCAGATGGGCCGGTCGACATCAGTGATGACGATCTACCATTCTAA
- the rpsF gene encoding 30S ribosomal protein S6 produces the protein MRAYEILYVIRPNIEEDAKQALVERFDTVLTSQGAEIVESKEWGKRRLAYEIEDFSEGFYQIIKVNADVEATDEFERLAKINNDIIRHIIVRDEQAEK, from the coding sequence ATGAGAGCATATGAAATACTATATGTGATTCGCCCGAATATTGAAGAAGATGCGAAACAGGCGCTTGTTGAGCGTTTTGATACCGTTTTGACTTCACAAGGTGCGGAAATCGTCGAATCAAAAGAGTGGGGTAAACGTCGTCTTGCTTATGAAATCGAAGATTTCAGCGAAGGCTTTTATCAAATCATCAAAGTGAATGCTGATGTAGAAGCCACAGATGAATTCGAACGTTTGGCCAAAATCAACAATGATATCATTCGTCATATCATTGTACGCGATGAACAAGCAGAAAAATAG